In the genome of Rhopalosiphum padi isolate XX-2018 chromosome 1, ASM2088224v1, whole genome shotgun sequence, the window aaaaaaactttaaaaacttaattaaacttATAGACTGGTTCACCTTcacaaatttatttcatattctttTGACAGACAATccaaaatacgccactgattctatttaaaaattaaaaatgatgtatacataattattataactaataattaaatttttgaaatgctttaatgtttagtataatttaaatatttttatccattattgtattgtaactatataatataaatttaattttgatatgcaTGTAGATAGAATAATTATCGTAATTTTATGGCTTGGTTGTTTGTgtgatttcaaatattttaggaATAAAATCTCGGATTCTCGTGATGGGTAGGTTAACCATAAACAGAATAATGCCGTCAATGGCATGTTTGGAATTTTACAAGTAAGAAGAATGTCCGTTTTCAGAGAAGacataaaagaaaatatgataGGGAGAGGAAAATAATCCTAATAGTATTTCGCATATCCACGACGTTTATTAATACAAGAGGAATGCAACGGGTTTGTGAAATTCCGATTCGTTTTTGaggaaataaacaaattaaatattattctaatccTAGTCATGATagtgataaatttaattgatagcatatacattatacagcttAATAGaaagtttttgtttatttaattctacAAAATGTGTTTGAATTCGTTGTTCGTGACAATAaaagcaatatttaaaaaaatgagataacaatataatcacaatataatagtaatacatattggatttaaatcgcttaatttattttttagaaaaataataaaaaataaagagtgacaaaatataattgtgtgtCAACTAAGAACAAACATTTTCGTTGGTTGAGACCATTAAGTTGGCCACATCGGGctactctatattatataagtaaaattggCGACTTTATTACAACGGCCGAGTCCTATACGCCCCCCGAAACTTTTTATCGATTCCAACTGTTCCTACTCCACCGTCGCTCCACTCTTGTTGCCCGCAGTTGGTgcgactatatagtatatacattattatcatactatatagtatatgtatacatacaccgCTGACCCATCTTTAGCGTTTAACAATGTCAACATCATGCAGTATAACCATTGTAGTTTACTAGTATATCgacaactaaatattataataaaaatagtttaatgtatagcgtatatttgtgtgtgtgtgtaatatttttggaaaaaaatattttttttatataacaacataaaaaaaaaatgactatcgCGCGCGATGTATTTTAGTGTCGGTCGATTACCcccatataatatcataatatacattattcatgTGCGCATATCATgacgtgtttatttattattataattttgtaacctAACGTCCCGCATTGTTTTTTCTCAAGCGATTATACGCGTTGTGTcatatgataacataatatgtttatctttttttttcggTTGATGCAACTTCAAAGTCTGTACACATTATCGAGTTTCACCGGAAAACCCGTCCATCATGGGGGTAAAGACGAATCGACGTATATTCAAACGATTTCAAACACTCACCCGCCCACATCATATACAAGCTCTCGTAAATCGACCGATATAGTTAATTTCGTGACGGGCAAATCGATGACAGATcggatacctataatatgagCACACGACCGCAGTTCGGGCGACGTTTTTGCTTGCGGAAACCGTTACGGGCATTATAATGTCATACCGATCGTGTATAATCTCTTTTGTGTTGTTAATGAGACAGCAAGTGCCACGCCGCAGCTGTGTGCGCGCTACTCGTCGAGAGACGGATAAAGTACGGCGGCGGTTCCGTCTCCCTCTCGACCTTCCATACACCGCGACCGCAGCCAATCCGcgcgaataacaataatagtaataataataataataataattgtgtgtgCATGTGTGGGGAGGAGAGGAAAAGGCACCTGTCAGCAAAATTCGCAAACAGCTCGAAAACCCAATTACACGTCGTTATAAAGACGTCGACAGCGCTGCGCCTGACGTTTATCGGGGGTAAAGCTGCAAGCTCGACGACGTCCACGGCGCGCGCGTGTCTCGGACGTGTCATTTGATCGAGTACGAAATGCTTAAATAcccaacgacgacgacgataataataatattatatcggcgAACGCGCGGAAAagtcgttttattttttccccgttgttccaatattataatataaccggAAAAAACCGACGACGATCGtcgtaaatacaatattatcgtgATTATAAATGTcccgttttttttgttttttgttcctTTTTACCTTTTGACTTTTGTCCGAGCGGTTCGCGTGCGACGGCAACGACGTGGTCGTCGTTGACGCGTGCAGTTTGTcggttgctgctgctgcttctGCTGCAGTGGCGGTTGTGCGTGTTTCCCGTACGACGCGTTTGGCGTATAATGAGCACCGGTCGACGTGCGGAAACGGAAAGGCGATATACGATTTTGACGGGGTTTTTTGCACTATATATACGCTGATATATcgtaatgaaaaataaagaattgACAGTGTGTATGTGGTAGCAGTAGGGTGCACCGAAAACAGCGCTTGACGTGCACTTTCGACGCGGAGGGGTGAGTGACTATTATACATACACTGCGGGCAATATAGCACGGCGTTACGCGCGAGTGTGCGTGCGCTCGTTTTGTCCACGACTGTCTGTGTGCGTGTATATCGCTTGCGTATATACGGCGGCTAAGGCGCAAGCTCGGCAGCGAATCCGCAAAAGTCGAGTGGCGTTTCTATATGTAACAACACGGGCAAACGTATCGATATTTCGATGGCGCCGCCGCTgatgccgccgccaccgccgctaCGCGGAGgcccgttatattattattattattattatttactatattatcgtCGTAATTTTGTAAAGGCCCGCCGCGGCTGTTCCGTTCTCGTGCAGGGGCCCAAACACTATGCGGTCACCCATCATCCTGCGAACGAAACACGTATTATATACCAGCTccggtatatatacatagtgcACCACGCCATAATGCAGTGCGTGCACGAGtacttataatacctatacatacgaTACTATATAGATTATCCTATAGAGAGCATTCATTATAATCTAACGGCCAGCTCTCCTATATCATATCCGAAAGGAACTCTTGTAGCACAAAAACCTATATACTATCCAAAGGGCAGTAGTCAGTAGGTCACTAGGCCAGTATCTACGCCTTTGTAGCCCTATGCAGAGTATATGTAATAGACTTTTGAACATTCTGTATCCATAGTAGCGCACGCACGCGCTCGCCCGCGTATTTGTGCGTGGGAGTGTATGTGGGGTGTATGTAGGGTGTGTGTGGGGCGTGTTGGGGTGTGTGTTGGGGTGTGGGTGTATAGGTGTGCGTGGATCgtaaatgtgtgtatatttaGAAACAACACGCATTATGGTATGTCGAATATATGATGGACATGTCTCTGTATGTCAGGAGCAGTCTGGaagtactatattaaaattatttataacataataattagtgtTTGTTCTCTTTTAAAGGAAATTGtgattatagtaggtataactgttttaaataataataaattaattttaactatgcaattattattggtTAGTGATGGTTACCGTcactttattgaaaattaaaattacacgttgtgattataaaatgttaaataaaccaTCTCCTCTATCCCTTTGTATTGTATTGGTAGTGTGCACTTCCCCAAAAATTGAATAGGTACTCAAACGAGTCAAACGCCAATCGATGAATTGTCTTTTAGTCTATTACAGTGGCGCACAGTCATTTTCCACTAACCCGTGTAGTTGATAATTTAAATCACTCACCCTTAAATTTCTAATCAGTATTTTGTGCGTCGTACTGCCGTCGTTGGCGGGCGGCAGCGAATCTTATTGTTATCGGGAGGGAAGTATAGTTAGTATAGAAATCTGTGGTATAGGAATGTCGTAGTTACGTAACTAGATCCACCCACCACCATTGAGTACCCGTGCAATTGCACTATTTAGTAAGCAATTTGGACGcctattatagtacctatataatcattttatataattcatattatagtgTACACATTTAGAAtatcctatttattattattatttaacaattattgttaattgttatttgacATTCGTtatcaaaagtcaaaatatttgcaCACAAACTAGCCaggtattactattactataagtaCGTGTATTTTCgatgttataaaaatacacttCTGTGAACAAATATCTTCTTGAAATgggaaaactatttaaaaaaaaatcaaaagtggATACATCCCCATATTTACCTTctctataaaaatacaaaaatgtgaacaatggtatattataaacaaatatacaattttaagatcTGTTCGGTGTTCACTTTAACTacgtagataaaataaataatagtatcgggaatattaaaaataccggCTAAATCCTTACgacaatattaaactataaactgtaaataataatactcacaaatattatatatatgaagaaatatttttactataataatattattatattatatattcacagTGTACATTATGTGTTATATACGCATATCTATatgctataattatatatacctataataatatatatatatatatatacctacttggtaacaatgtataattataactacaacatttaatttttaattttataataatttaatttaagcatataattttgtattagcaaatatctgataatatattatgaacttaatttgaaaaattcgtAATAGAATCAGTATGGTTATTTGCGACTGTCCATGAAAAGcgctaaacaaaaacaatacctACGTTAATTATCACTTTTAAAGCTTATATaagatgtaataattaaaaatttaaaccgaCCTAAACAtctttcaaaacaatataattgctCATAATTAGGAAACACAATTTAATGTATTGAAAACCtcaaaaatactctaaaaatgTTCTCTAAAAAATAATGGCGTTATAGTATGTTAAAATTGCAGATCatgataaattatgtaattatattacttattacctaatataataataataataaaataaaaatgtttgaaacaaaaaatatattaaaatttaaataatatctattgaaattataaataaataatcttcaCGTTCTTCGAGTCGTTTTAGTTTTTCATGTTAtgaagaatttattataatatttttgtaaccaTAAATGGTTaccaaataattttcttaataatattataataaaaaaaaattaattttgttttacccaattattttaataagacaaGTTctgagaaatttttatttttgacatccTCAAATACAAACTATATCCCATTTACTACTAAAAACCTCTGTAAAAGttgtatatgtttttaactatataaattaagtgtcattgaacataaaaaaatatacttcattgtaaaaccaatacatatattataatatattatattattttttatatacatcattattcattcatcgttataaaaatctaaaacagtGATACCCAACATTTTTTCTTCAATGGGCCatactagaaaaaaatatcttaatcaataatattaatttaatatttcattactaTATTCTACCTACTTGTATGTGCATCTTTtacttaggtatatacattttacattttacaatgcaATATctcgtttttattataattcatactaATAATCTTTAGAAAATTTAACCACAGGTTGGACATTGCTGTAATAgctgtattaaaataacacattattattttaatctttagatACCTAGATACTGCTATATTAGTCATTATCtatcatagttttttttcaattgttaaGTTAATGATGAAATTGATTGTTGTTTTGACTCTTGATTGAATCGCGAGAGAAAGTCTAAAGCTGATGATATTAggagcattttattttatgattttcataATTATGGCATACAGATTAAttttgcttattagttatttgtaatttttatacgtAAACTACGATTTTCTCTTTAATAAACTTAAGTTTGGAATAAGCGTGAAAATCAGaatgaacataaataaataatttatacattataatatacacattgacATTTGTCGTattatatgacattttctgaccttataaaatcattgtaatttataaatacatataatattatcttaaatactttatttacccatataatatacatcgaaattgtcttttatttattatgtatgagtTAGTGAGACAATATTcataaacgttaaaaaataaactaaatatatctaccaaacttgaaatttatattgtatattcgtAAACATTCTACATAGGATAATACTAAATTGTCTAAATAGctataattaggtacttattcgATAAACAATAGAGTTACAATTCATAGTAGTTActagtttaaataaatgaatacaaattagAAATATGTTCCGAAAcagattttaaatatgtaactaatatgcatttaaattgtaatataggtagtaatctatctattatattatattataaatatgttagtaATTACAAAATTTGTTTACGCTTTAAAAGATGCCACTAAAGGCTAAAGCCACTATTTtagatgaataattttaaaatttgaattgaaatatagtattttaataagataaaatactaaaatgtcaatacaggtacctatattatctcCAGTATAAAATTGCTCATAcatttcgataaaatataacatatttatagataaatcatacatttcaactctataatttacatacatttttttttttttttttttttttttttttattgaacttaaGCCCGGCGACTAAGGCCATCAGCTGTTGTAGGGGTTATGAATTGTGGTAGGGATTTAGTGGTATGGTAGGTTGTGTTACGGTTGTCACGGTATGGTAGCAAACACGTGTATATGTGTGGCAAGGTTTTTAACTACTAAGAACCCGAATGGTCACCCATCCGGGTGCTAGTAGCTGTGGCCGTTACTTACTCCCAGTCGCATTCCACGACTGGTAGCAGCCAACGCGCCACGCCAAGCcacttacatacattttataattataagaaaacatttattatgcaaaaaaaaaaatgtaataaaaagtatagTAAATACGAAAATCTATAAAACATTGCcattgctatttaaaaaaaaaaagtaaattgcaTTGCACATGCGCTATGCGCGTACCAAATCggttaaacatttgaaatatgCTCTAATGTTTATTTCGGCAAATACTCCCTTTCACCTCTCAAAAACCCAATTTCAATCCAAATTCATTCATTCGAAATATTTAGTGGAAGTAGTaccatttatgttattttaaaatcttatattacttacccaaataattaaattatagattgGTTTTTCGTCTTATCGAGAAGGTATCTCATCTCAGTTCATCACCAGTCACCACAATACCCTACGCATTGCAGAGCCCAATTTACGAAATATGGGCTCGGGGCAATATAATTTTAGgggaatttaatatttgtgaaaTGGAATTATGACATCATGTAAATGTCTAACGAaagcaataatatcataaaatgtcaCATtgctactttaatatttataatcatcaaCAAGAGCCCGATGCCCCAAATAATATCGGAGCCCGGGATTGCAGCCACCCTAACCCTCCCATAAATTGGGATCTGTTGCATTCTCATAAATCATAAACCCATCTTTTGAACGttcatacttttatattttatagtagtatTGCCATATAgttttgcatataaatataatatttaaaatctcgTATCAGTAAACTACTGATGCTTGCAGCATAACTTAAATGCATAGGTACATCTACACAttcactattaaaattatttgtattaaactaattattgatatttttacttaataaaattacttagttATTTATAGAGATTTATATGTAGTTCAATGTCGTACTCATCACAGTGAGGGGATGAAAGGGGTTATATATCTACTCCCTTTtgagtatattttttctaatatttttctatatttgaaaaattgtataaatagttcaaaatataaatttgtgttttaaatgtattccatttttctaaaaactatttttttaccatgttatttctaataattcaTGTGTTCAATTGATTACAATTGAATGTGTGATAataagtattgtatatttaccGTACAGATTtctctaatattttattgatttttagcacacacaaatatattcaaaggtaggttatacacttataccttatacagtataatttaatcaaaactcattaaatgaataaaaactttatcagtcgttcaaaattcaaattctgCAGGTTTTGAAtctatttttttcgaaaaatctaCATCTGAGTATTAGTGAAGTTGAATACTCTTGAAgtctttttagatttttattcaaCTTATGTACATAAAGACAACAGTTTGGTAGAATTAAAACTTTGGTGAATAGAATTATTTCAAAACCAAATGGTCATCAGAACGGCATTAGATACACCGTACacgaataaacattttataataattataataattatacaggtGAAATTACATTATGTCATAATGAACGCATTGGACCAAAAAAACCAGTCAATGATCATAACATTGCAGCTATAGAAACTTAAATAGAACTATAGAAGCTGCAGCAAGTGGATATTTTCCGAATGTTATTCAgcttttactaattttaacaGTATTGTCACTTTGTCAGTCACAACATGAGAAATGTGAATGATCATTCTCTAGTATTCAttttacgtataaaaaaaatactcaaggAATAGTGAGTACAATGGAGGAAAATCTGGATTgacatttcttaatatttacaaagaaaTCAATGTAATACCAGAAGATGTATTAGTCGTcttagatttatttttcaaataacaacCTATAAACGTATAGGACCTATACGTTTACAGTTTTCCctacagttatatatatatatatatatatatataggtaaacttatttaatacattttaagttatttttctttattttgtaatcttataattgtttcaaactttttttttaaattaaattttacttttaataatttttgatgtcAGAAAAATTTGAGTTACACTTTATTTGAAGACCCAACATCAAATCTTTAATATATTGAGTTTATACAAAATTAGTATGAAAAATTTTGGGCATCAAAAAAACTCATCCTATATATTCACCACTGACTACCACGGGTCTGtgagaaatataaaatgtatcttattGAACCTCTACCCCCTCCCCCCCTCCCACGGTATACAGGCTTATGTGAAACTAATTACCCATCATCCTgatgtttttttacaataagtaaatttttttcggaaaaaaataaaagttcatgCAAAAAgggattttgttttttttttgatattgtaattttttttttttgttactaatTCTGGTTTTTATGGGCAACCGCTTTATATGGGTAAACAGGGATGGTCCAAACGTGCTCTAATTAAGCAGAATccactatatataggtattacatttgttttttttaatttagtttataatatagtgaatgattcgaatttaaaaattaaaatagattaaaaacgttatatattttatcatctgCGATTTCTTGATTTCTTCCATGAATCTTATCTATGGTTGTAAAACACGTTATCATATCTTAAATTGTTatctttataaacaaatttataatcaaaataatcatagtCGTATAAATTCTTAATACTTCATACAATAACACGtgcgtttgaaatttaaattaaataggtacctaatttattagtttattattgttatatttgcgattattttaagatgaaagttaaaaaaaataaagaaaaacaacCTAATCCATTTGAATTACACATAAATAACAAGAAGTTCACCATATTAGGTCGTAAATCCAAAAATGAAGTGGGTAAACCTGGTATTGCTCGGTCGAAGTCTATCCAAaaggtatatgattatttttgtgtcAAAATCTATTCAgagttaatttatgttttaatttcagagaaaaaaatcattattgctTGAGTATAAACTTAAAGACAAATCGAATAAATTCGTGGATCGTCGAATTGGTGAAAAAAATCGAGCAATGACAGCTGATGATCGTGTTATTGCCCGATTTACTGCAAGCAGAGTTAAAgctcaaaaagtatttattgttattattatttttattttaataatcatttttattatacataattatatttattttaaaagaaaatgaaGTATAACTTGGGCGAAGAAGAGGATCTTACTCATCATGGTCAATCATTGTCTACcattgaaaaatttgaaaaacctATGAGTGATGATGATTCTGATTCAGATGATGATCGAAATGGTGGAAAGTTGGGAGGTTTGGaacacatttatttgttttttactgtttacttttttattgcattttgtacttaattttatgaacagtatataattttatttagctgAGTTTGTTGAGAAAGCTCATTTTGGTGGAGGCGTTTTAAGTCGAGCTGGTGATGGTGAAACTAGTCATCGCGATTTGATTGATAAATTGATAGCCGAATCCAAATTGAGAAAATATGAAAAGAAACAACTTAAACAAGAAACAAATGAGCTTACTGATCAGTTGGATAAAGATTGGAAAGAACTCATGCCTGTTGTACCTACAAAGAATCGTGGTGAAACAGATATTGAAGATGAACCTTCTACTAAAAAGAAAGTTGATAAAAAttcttatgatattttaatgagATCGTTAAAATTCGACCGCAGGGGaatggtaaaattatttaattttgatttaaatagctttaaatagttatattttaatttatgctcTACATTTATTGATCTAATAGGCtagtgataaattaaaatctgaAGAAGAAATTGCCAAAGAAGAAAAGCAACGACTAGAGAAGTTAGAATCTGAAAGATTAAAAAGAATGAAAGGAATTGAAGATGATGGTATTGTTAAACACCGAAGTGCTGACGATTTGGATGATgggtatgtattatgttttgtacaacatttaaaagtttaaaaactattattttcataaaacttaATGTTTAGTTTTGATTTTGGTGACGATGAAATACAGCCTTTAGCCTACAACTCTGAAGGAAAACCACTGAACTCTGATTTAATTTCTGTAAATGAAGAACAAAATGGTAATATATACTCAAATTTCatgaagaaatattatttaatataatatttatgttttatacacttttgttattcattataactaattataaattaatgttgattaattttttttttattaaatatctaaatagttTATGATAATTTTCTAGGTTTAAACGATGATTATTCTGAAAATGTAGATGATAATGAAATGGAATCAaatgaagaagaagaagatgatgaagatgatgatattgatgatgatgatgatgataatgaaaatgagaacaatttaaataatgatatgagTGATCTTAAAGAAGATGATGAGAGTTCTAATGAGGaagaaacaaatataaatattaaaaacacggataaaaataaatcaaccgaattatttgctaaaaaattgaaggaaaaaaaagtattaatggaTGAAGCGAGAAAACAATTACCTTACACTTTTACAggtaatggttatattataaattataagtagtaTCTAGAATGATATCCtagatgatatttatattttttatacatttataaaatgtttccaAACATAActtcaataatatgttttgttaataaaatggtaaaaaaatgtagaatattTCAACTAATAAAACAAcctgataaaatgtatttttaaattttagttgctGAATTATACGAAGGATTCCAAGAAATATTGGAAGATAGAACTATTACAGAGCAAATAGTAATTATTGAGCGAATGATCAAAGTAAATCATCCAAGCTTAGGTAATGATAACAGGTCAAATTTACAACGCCTGTATCCTTATCTTTTGcaacatttaaatgataa includes:
- the LOC132932453 gene encoding nucleolar protein 14 homolog; protein product: MKVKKNKEKQPNPFELHINNKKFTILGRKSKNEVGKPGIARSKSIQKRKKSLLLEYKLKDKSNKFVDRRIGEKNRAMTADDRVIARFTASRVKAQKKMKYNLGEEEDLTHHGQSLSTIEKFEKPMSDDDSDSDDDRNGGKLGAEFVEKAHFGGGVLSRAGDGETSHRDLIDKLIAESKLRKYEKKQLKQETNELTDQLDKDWKELMPVVPTKNRGETDIEDEPSTKKKVDKNSYDILMRSLKFDRRGMASDKLKSEEEIAKEEKQRLEKLESERLKRMKGIEDDGIVKHRSADDLDDGFDFGDDEIQPLAYNSEGKPLNSDLISVNEEQNGLNDDYSENVDDNEMESNEEEEDDEDDDIDDDDDDNENENNLNNDMSDLKEDDESSNEEETNINIKNTDKNKSTELFAKKLKEKKVLMDEARKQLPYTFTVAELYEGFQEILEDRTITEQIVIIERMIKVNHPSLGNDNRSNLQRLYPYLLQHLNDNSCSIDGWKILNSLAPHLYDLTQFFPEHAAKCFIEVLKEKHTDFIDSSLKQITSDMLIFFKLVPLLFPSSDYYHPVCTYAVMIASEILSQTKIKKRSDIASCLLLTTILLEYVQLSKRYIPEVINILRGMLLMTTADNRDVSYVQQFKPNMKLLMLEKNATQTEWSKKLSINEIFNEENIDDAFKFTSLYIVLDLIFRFSQVCEGIPSVREIWTPHLSIITTLRIKSDEMKAQIDKTKWQLETIEIKLKKLQTLSNRPKALRLYEPRIQKVYDGRTFKTESKEKAERSKLLHRYKREMKSAVREIRKDNSFLSKLKYHEQVKSDAERRNKVKQIYSWGANQAHEINKLAKKNKK